The sequence GCAATCGAAGCATACCGAAGCAATGCCAGTGCTAGTGGCATTAAATACCAATTATCCCCGTTCTAATATAGCACGCAGACGGATACGGAAccgtaataatttaaattatctcgGCAGTGCTGATGCTGAGCTCTTCCATCTGCGTAGCTGCGTGGTGGTAGCAGTGTTTgatttatgttctaaatactttaaaaatagtttaaaatgcaataatatctATGGTGTTCTATtatcagtttttatttattatttatgtagtaTTTATTCAGAACTGATAACATAAATTTGATTTCATCTTCGCAAGCAACTGCTTCGTCAAATGGAGATTCTAccaattcatatatatatataatatatgtgtgtgtgtatattatatatatatatatatatatatatatatatatatatataatgatgcTTGCGAAGACGAAACCAAAAATATGGATTATCTGGGAATAAATACAACTCAAGTTTAATAGCATACCCTTGGAATCATAGCCCAGGAAACTGTTCTGCTTATGCTCACTGatatattcttccatcgatttacCCTTCAAACATCAGATATTTTCATAATCTTCCAAATAACTTTCCTGTCGACTTAACTATTTAAAGCTCAATACTAAGATAAATTAAAACTTcacatatatgtgtatgtataattATTAAATACCGTGAGGGCCAGCAGAATAGTATCATGGTCGGAATAGGAGGGATGCCACGAGACTATTCTGactgggcagccttcttttcacagacgagagagccaaacgcccgatcgtgcatcttcggtttttttttgttcgttgtaaataaatatggcggtgttaatAGGATactaatgatcaattaggttaggttagctacgttataaatactttaaaacattgtggacggttgatttggttaggatagctacattaaagatacgggaaaaaaaacatgatcttcggggaacttcgggttttggctctctcgtttgtgaacaGCAGGCTGCCCATCCTGACTGGCAACCCGACGCAGGGAACACAAGCGAAGGTCAGAGTACCGGAGTATCGCCTCGGTACCGTGCGAGGTACCGGGGAGAGGGACGCTAGTACCCAGGCGCTGCGCCATCGATCCTGGCCAGTCGCGTCCACGGTATTTCTGGTCGCCGCACGGAAATAGCCCGTCACTCTGTGTGCTGCGTCGCGCCTTGCCCCTGTTTTATCGCCGTCGCGTCGGGGGTGAGTTCCCTTTAAATCGTTTTTgcgtcgtcgtcgtcgattcgGCGACGTTGGCAGACAACTTTCCTCTCTCTCCACACCTATTTCACCCGTCGTCCGCTGGAGACGTAAACGTGTaatgtgcgtgtgcgtgtgttcCGTGCTTGTGATCGTGTGAACCGGGCTGCCGTGAGCCGTGGAATGTGGGTCAAGTGGATGGTTTATCGACCACCTCCACACTCTCTCTGCCCGGTCTGCCTGGCTGCGACGGGAACAGCTGTGCAGCCAGCATTCGGACCTCGATAACCATTACGTCATTCCTGCGTAGTAAGTTCTCTTTCTGTGGAGTTTAATTGCTTTTTAAACAGGAAAATCGATACACGCTAGTTTGCACGTAGAATTTTTGTTGGGAGAAATGTGAACAATTTcatattttcgtttttatttatcaaatagtTTTCGTTTCTTTGTTTTcgtatgtcattttttttttgtttcgttgcACCATGTCAAAGAAATTTAAATACACTAAATACAcacgtcaagtttgtatgaaagacattgCTTGCAGTTACACGTGTGAAAACTGGCATTTAAATATAAGCTACTTGTAAGCAATATTCTTTCGGCTTttgtagggaaaaaaaaaatctcgcccGGGCTTCATATGATAATTAATTGTAATGCAAACacgttaaaaagttttttttttttttttaaatcgacgtGGTGACGTGAAATGTCAAATTTTTACCCCCTAATCCAACTAAAAAACTGTTTGGGAGGGGCCTGGGTTAGGGatagactcttaagtgcgtctcaggccgaagcctatacgctttaaccatgcaggaggggtaacatgcatcatgtgctgTTTTCAGAAAGTAGTTTTGTTGGTTGGGATTTTGGGCCCCAGCAAAcagattgaattaaaaaaaaaccattccaTGCCAAAATTCTGTTTTGAGACATGACGTAGTACTGAAgatccccattttttttttatgaatctaTAGAACAATTTCACGTCACTAGTTCGTAGATAGTTCCACATAGTTCGTGACGACGCCCACAGATGACTGGATGACGGACGTTGGATAGTGGTGAGCTAGTCGTCCCGGCTCTCTGCAGCGGAGGTTTGGCAACAGCGCCGCGGATGTTCTTGAAATGTTTAGGTAAGGGGGGAAGAGGGAGTTGCGGGCGTCAAGCATTGCGCAACGACATATTCCCTCCCTCCTGCTCTCTCATTTGACCAGGGTCACTTGTCTCTGCCAATCAGCTGAGCGACTGACCATGCGTGGTCCAGCGGCTATCTCAttcatctctccccccccccccccccccccccctgtttccATTCATTTGACGTCTACGTCTttttgtgaggggggggggtggaagaaaTACACGGGTTGGCTAGCAATTGGGGAAACCTGGAAGTCTTAAGAAATTTGTAGGTGGTCAGGGAATCTATTTTTATGAGttaatgaattatttaaattaacagaTAATTGGTTTTGAGATGTACCAGTTCCATGTGCACGTCCTTTCTTTCCTCTTTCCAACCCTCCCTccgtccctccctccctccctccctttccTTTTTTTGCCCTTTAGCTAGGCATACCAGCACTTTGACCACATTAAGTGATAACCGACAGTAGAACAATGAAATAACTATTTGCCTGTGTGCCTAAGAGTAGTAATTTTGAATTTCTAATAGTAATTGACTATATCCGTGGTCAGGGATATTTTTCCAAAACCTGGAAAagtatgagaatttttttttttcacatgttcGCTAGCCACCCTGTTAATGGAGTGTCCGGTCTGTTGGTGCCTTATGTTCCCGAAATTGTCACAGTTGTTAGGTTTTGGGAAACCTACGTGCAGTGTCGGTCTGTGCTGTCGTGGTgatgtccagattatctgttttgtatctTTGTTGTCTTCCTCTGTCTCTGTGGTTGTAGAcagtctgtatttactgttctggTTGCAACTGTCTGTGCGCTGTGGTGGTGTTCcagttccttccacggaattctctgtgctgtgcGTGCATTCAACATCTGGCATCGactgatttttgcttgtttttctCTAAGTTTGTGTAAATCACTTGCCCTTGCAAGAATCGCTCTAATAAAGCAGTGATGCATCTTGAGAATAGAGAATAATGTAACTGTCGAAATCCCATATTGTAagattttttaatacaaaaattaattgccccttcccccctccccctgtaaTAAATTCTGTTATCTACAGCCAAAGATGATAGTAATATACTGTATTTGTAAAAAACAGACACAGTGAGTTACAACCCCCCCCCACAGTCTGCTCATTTAAAGCTAAACTGTAACCGttaaaaccatttgacattttgTACTGTAATTACATACATTATTAACGTAGCTAAGGTACAGCACTCGGTCGTCTGGAACTCCTTGCAGACATTGGTTCGTCGCTCAGCCAATCATCCAGCCTTGTGGCCAGTCTGTGCTGCGATGTGATGTAGCGGCTCTCGCCACACGCGGAAGCCGTGTTGTGGTTGGGGACGGACAGACAGTCTAGATTAAACTAAACTATTACTGTCATGGCTGTGATTCATCTCAAATGTCTTTATTTTAGTAGCTGGTAGttgaaaatttactttttattggtGGTATAAAACACAGActggattttaaattttatttcaggaTATTCTCCGCTAGGAATAGTCGGTAACTAGTGGGACATTTTATGGACTATATGATGTAGTCTTTCACTTGAAAATTGAATTTAAGTCTATTAaatattaaaacgaaaatttttaTGCAAGAGATTAAATTCGTGAATTTAAAATGTTGTCTACTCaagttaaatattatgtatttgttTCTCTTAACTTAGTATAACAATGCTACTAATGTTTATGGTTTATGTGGCTGTGCACAGGGTGACAGACCATTTAGATAGGCCTATtacatttttgtaactttttccaaatgttaattttttttttcatatctgttCAGATAGGTGATGATtagaagttaatttaaaattatattaaagaaCAAAAGAAAGGaagttttaattatatggttctgggaattgtaatttttttatgaaaaaaaatacttagatTATGTTTTTTTACCTGAAGTATTAACATGTTTCTGCAATTGTCAACATTTGTGTAGATACATTTTGGGATGGTAGTTTTGGTTTCAAAAGTTAGCCATTGAGCATTGAAATGTTTGTTATTGTAATTACAGTTAATGTTTTAGGCATTCCCGTTTGAGGACTCGCCGCGCCGCCAGGACATCCGCTCTCACCTGGAGGACCTGGCCCAGCGCCACCCGGAGTTCGCGGAGCACTTGCGGTGCCCCCCGTGGGGCGGCGAGGTGGGAGCGCACGGCAGCCGGCGGGACCGCAGGCAGTCGGGCGGGGACGACGCCCACAGCCAGGCGAGCAGCAGCGGCAGCGAGGCGGCCCCCGGCCCGGAGTCCCGGGGCGGGCTCGCCCACCACGGCCTGAGGAACACCGTCGACATAGGCCAGCAGCAGCACTCGAGCGAGCAGCCCAAGGAGTCGCGGGGCCAGAGGTCCATGTCCGCCCCGCCCCCGGACAGCCGGGGCCCGGAGCAGGCCCCGCGCTACGTCACCAGGCTCAACATCACGCCGTCGACCAACACGGAAGGTGCGCCGGCCGACCAGGGTAAGCCCCCGGTCGCTCCGAAGCAGCAGCCGCCGCCCCAGCAGCCTTCGTCGCCCAAACAGCCGTCGGGCGGAAATGTGAGGCACATACCGATATTTGTGGAAGGGAGAGACGAGCCGGTTCTGCCTAAGAATGTCGGCCCGTCCAGTTACGTCCCCAAGCCGTCACCTCCGCCGCCCCCTCACTCGTTTGGCAGGCCGATGTTCAACACCCACCATCACTACGAGCCCCAGACGCCACCGCAGACCCCACCCCAGGCCAGGAAGTTCCAGCCCCAGCAGCAGGCGCCCCCACCGCCCCCACcgccgcagcagcagcagcaagcgCCTCCCAAGCCACAGCCCCCGCCCGCCAACGACCCCATCTCTCGAGTGATGGCCGTGCAGAGGGACATAGACGAGCTGGCCGTCAAGGTGGGGGAGTTCTGGGGCAACTCCAGGAAGGACAAGCAGTACATCTACCTGGACGAGATGCTCACGAGGAACCTGCTCAAGCTGGACGACATAGAAACGGAGGGGAAGGAGAATGTGCGCTTGGCGCGCAAGGAGGCGATCCGGTCGATCCAGGAGTGCATCAACATCCTGGAAGGGAAGGCCCCCCTGCCGGAGGAGGCGGGGAGCGCGGAGCCCATGGAGGCCGGCGAGAGCGAGGCCGCGGCCGGCGACAAAGAGCCGGAGCAGATGATGGAGGTTGAGAGTAACGAAACGGGAGCGGAACAAGCAACCCCAGCTCCCGGTGATACGCCAGAAAAAACTGAGTTGGCATCTGTGAAGGCTCCCGAAGGATCTGAAGAGCCGAAACCGATGGAAGTGGAACCGACGAAAGAGGCTGTAGCCGAGGAAGAGAAAGCTATGGAGGTGGAGGAGAAAACTACAGACGCAGCTATGCCAGAAACTGGAAACGAGCCAGCGGGTGATGCTGAGGCTACAGGTGGTTCATCTCAGACGAATGTTCAGGAGCAGTCTGTGACAGCGGGGCCAGAAAAAACCACAGGTGCAGCGGAGAGTGTTGCGGAAGCCGGCGGGGAAAGCACCGACCCCGGTGCGGTGAAGGAAACCGCAGAGCTGGGTGCTTCGAAGGAATCCGGAGCAGCAGAAGCGAGCATGGAAGCCACAGCGGAGCCCGCTCAGGCTGCTCCGAGCCCCCAGGACGGGGCGAGCAAGGGCAGCGAGAGTCCGCGGCAGAAAGGCAGAGGGGCCAAGGCAAAGAAGGAAGGTGTGATGACGAAGAAGGGAAGAGCGGGGAAGTCTGCCGAAAGGAAGGGCTCGGTGGATGCCAAGAAGGAGCCGAGCGATGCAGCTTGCGGCCCTGAGTCCGGCGATGCGAGCAAGACGGCCGGCTAGGCCGCTCCAAGGAAGCGTTTTTTGGTTGTCACGTATTGTGCCTGCAAACTCTCGTTGCAAATTGCGCAGAGAATTTTCTACGTgaagtattatatttatttgttttactgctgtatttcaagtatttatttgtaTGCTGTGTTGGTGATTTTATTTAATTGCTGAACAAGAATGGCTTTGAGCATTACGAGACTTAACATTTATAAAGTATCCTACGGTAATTAACACAATTAAATGAACTTTCCAAAGAATTTAAGTGGCTTTGATTTTcagctgtgatattttttttataatctagcagtttgaaaatattttaattcagtcCTGTTTGTGTTTTTGAAAAGTACTTACGTGTGGTTTCttttataaaatttgattaaaatgtcTTGTATTTAGATGTGTTAGAaggttgtaaataaaattttgctaAGCAAGCCCTGTAAGAATCTTGTAAATTAGGAAAAAGAATGTAAAATAAatgttcctttttattttatttggtttatgAAGCGTGTGGTGGTTAAAACAGTCGTGGACGTATGCTGTTAGATAAAGTATCAATTAGTTTATGCTTTGTGCAAAAGAAGCAGTATATAATGTTACATTGGCTTACTGATAACGACAGTTAAATTCACATTTTCATACTGGATTAAACCGCACTGTGTTCAGACAACTTGCATTTGCAACTAGATCAGTGTTGCATATGTATATGCTAGTGTGCTGCGTATTTGAAgggtaaatatatataatattttttttcttcaattactATCTTGTGGATAAAGATCATTCAATATTTTTAGAGGAAATGTTTAGGCCACTAAAAACTACTTACACAGGGTGTCTGCAGATTACGAAAGTAACAGGAgttacaaaaagtaaaaaaaactgacAGACTGGTCATGAGTTGTGAAAAAGTAACAGTACTAAAGTCACAACTGTAGTTTCCAACAATCTTACGCtaacttgcgtttttttttttttttttgtataatgccACACTTCAGGTCAGTCGTGCATCAAATACAAGTGTTTGGAAGATAGTCAGCATAAGGTGAAACTTTCTCTTGGAAAAGTTTTTAACTTTCTTACCTTAAAATTTGGATGTTCCTGTGAATTAGttatttagtataatttttaactttgtagGTTTTGTAGATTTTTTCTTTACGACTTGACAAGTTTCTtaaaaattcctgaaattgtttGTCAAAGTATTTGTAGACATCCTGTTGCTATAAAAGGACAAATTTGATTGATCTTTGCCCTATTTTGTTTTACTAATTCTAAATTGCATAACTTTTGGTCCCCTCTTCCCTGTTAGATTTGCAGAACTTTGGATTATTTTAGCTTGCCAGCACTTTCGAAATGATATAAATccgttgaaaatatatttgagatTTTAATGGGTCCAATGCCCACGTTTTTGGCAATTGATTTTCAAAAGTGTGTGCCAAAGTGAATGTGTGTGCCCTAGATTTGAAGTGTGTGTTAGGTATTCCTTTGAAATGTGTCCAGATACATAAAAATGAAAGTACTCTATTAAACCATTTCATTACAGATATACTGCTCTTTTAAATACATCTGCCATTTGCTCTTCtctacaggtttttttttctttaattactcAAATGTTTCTCAGAAATTTGTATCTGGTGCTTATATACTGTAATTTATAGCATTTTAAATGTGCCCCGGCTTCAAGAGGTTTGAGAAACGCTGTCCTGGACTATGAGCATTCATCCACTAAGATGTTCAGCGAGTGAATATTGCACAATCCTCCAGTTAAAGTGGCGTGGTTGATATTTATTACATGTTGGTTGCAAATTTGGCTTTCTTCCAGTTGTGGCCATTTCTGTACTTCGCGGGAGCTAGCAGCTGTTGAAATGGCACGAGATTGAGGGAAGGGAATTCCCAGCTAGtgaatatcaaattttttttttaaagtatgcatGATTAACGTAATGTTCGTTTTATTTTGCTCATTCTTTTCAGGTTTTCTGGATACTGGCAAAACCTTGACCGAAAAGGTTTCTTCAAAACATGGGAAAACTGAAATTGAAATGTCTTGGTTAAAACAGAACATTTTTTTagtagtagaattttttttttaaaaaccaatatTGTTTCAAATTATCACGACTGACTGAATTTTCCTGAGGGAATGCTAATACAATATTCGCGTAAACACTAATTGAATAGCAAATAGCTATATAAATTATCAGAGAAAAAATGTGGACTGTCTAGTACTTATTTGGGGAAATATTCTGACACAGATCAAGTAGTTTTAAATTGTTTAGCTATTGTAATTCTGTATTCAGTATGATCAGTTAGGTGCATTACATAAAAACTGTTGGTACTCTACCAATACAAGGAGATGGTGAACTACTAGTCATTTTGAGAACATTTTCTTGAAGGTAGAATAAGTTTGTACATCATTATACTTCCTGCAACTGCACTGAATATTTACTGCCAGGCTAGACTAGTCTGGCATATACAGTGAACTGTTCGTTGTCTGCTACTCAGGTAAACCAGGGCATTTCCGGGACCGTGGTGGCAGAATGGTTTAAAAGCGGGAATATCGTGGTGGACATTCGTGCTTGCCTAGTGGAACATTAAGGAATTGCAACACACATAATATGAAGACAGGGTTACTCCAACTCTGGAAATCAAAAATGTGGAGTTATTTGGggtaaaagtgtgtgtgtgtgtggtttgaTATATTCCTCTGCACACTTTTGATCAGTCCCAAAATAGTGTGTGGCATGTTGGGAATGAaacttaaaattcaataaataactctAATGGTGGAaacaaaatattctaaaatttaatttgtgtgttttaaatCTAAACCAGTATGTAACAAATGCCATACTGTCCAAGGGAAATGCAGCATGTTGTTTGTGTTTACCGTGGCGGCTAGCAGGACGAATGTAAGAACCTTAATTTGAGaactttttttaattctaaaagaGATACGTAAACAGAAAATGATGCACACTATTGTAAATCTCAaaacagattttaaaatttataatttttttttttagagaaaaatcTTATCAGTGTAATTAAAATTAAGCACTTTAGTACGGTATAGTGTCTAACACTTGCCCAAGAGTGAGGAGTGGGGCACTCTATTATTTCCCCTTCCATTGAGTGCTCACTACAGGTGGGCTTTGTACTTTTCTTTGTGCATTAGTTATCACCTTGTCTTAACCCTGCTGGCTATTAAAGAAGTGTTCTGAAAATTGCAATAAAGTAGGCATCTCGCTAGAATTTTAGCTTACATGTTTCACTTGAAAATTGAAATGGCATGGGTAATATCTTGTGTGGCTCACAAGCACAGAGAATCAATGTAGGCTTTCAATATTTGTTGTAGTTGAAAAGATTgggtataaatataataaatttttaaatatatataccttTAATATACCTAGTGCtgtaaaatggggtgaataggatTAGAGGGATTAAGTGTTGTGTATTTAGGAACATAATGTAGcagaaactttttaggtttaactgcaatgccactggctacttcatgatatggtttgcatttctatcacaaaaactcatttcaagtTTCTTGAccgtcaaaatcgtaacaaatttgagtattttgaaatgccaggtaaaattaattatatgttcTGAAAAATTATAACCttttttgaagtagccagtggcattgcagttaaacctaaaaagtttcagttcttcaataaattaaattttccttatttgCACAACCCGAAAATGGTAAAAATGTAACTTCTGCAGCTAATTATACGaaaagtatgtgctgtatatatatattttcatttcgtgaaagttaaatgattaaaaaagtctaaaagtttatccagtggcggatccagaggttcacctcggagggggcactaggatttcagagtagccagaggaaaaaatgtcttaaaattactaaatttgtttttaatctactcacactacacttaacatccaaccaccagattttatgattctacaagaaattcattaattatattaaaatattttattggtttcagaaataaTCATTTTTGtaggcaatattaatgtagcagacaactggtttttccggggggggggggggggggcacttgccctaggtgccccccccccccccccccgccctggatccgccactgagtttatctgtaattactgtaaatgtaaAATCTTGACTTGAAATAGGAGGCACACCCCCTTAAGTGCTTTACGTGAACAGACGCTACTCTGATGGctcgagcagtttttttttttcttctgaagcctagctcaccgtgtgtgtgtgtgtgtgcgtgcgtgtgcgccTGGGTAGGCGGTGGCTACAAGCATTCTGCTACTTCAAGACGGCGAGCGAACGGGAATCTGGGAAGAGGAGAGAATAGCCAGTAATAGCCGAGTTTATTAGCGAAGCATCCCTAAGAGCGTCTTCTCCGAAACACTTGCGGGATCCGGAAAAAACCCCGCGCGGTGCGGTAAAGATTGGCAACCGTGACTCGGAAacacattaaggggcccgcctacctggtctctcacgcggtgcgcagagcttcaggaaaaactaaCGCGATTTCaatactactcaagatatccgagcggggtatgtttacgaaaagcattttaagagttcgctgaggcccgaaaagtacttttaattttggatcatgtttttaaacagcatttctagaagagttaatatgcatgttttcagagtaatttttaggcgtaaaacaaccagttaagattattaaaagcacttaagggacttgcattacacctttatcttcatttatcggccataaaatgttgcggtcaccgctcaaatttcacagttatcctgtgacgacgagaagactacgcgtcaattcagagccttgcgcttagaggtgataccgcgctagaaataccatcga comes from Bacillus rossius redtenbacheri isolate Brsri chromosome 18, Brsri_v3, whole genome shotgun sequence and encodes:
- the LOC134541073 gene encoding BAG domain-containing protein Samui-like codes for the protein MSFSFRDRPSLSERLRGRTGDQLLQDLEKEIEEDRKMFFDKGPSWNTTPRSGSFSRAFPFEDSPRRQDIRSHLEDLAQRHPEFAEHLRCPPWGGEVGAHGSRRDRRQSGGDDAHSQASSSGSEAAPGPESRGGLAHHGLRNTVDIGQQQHSSEQPKESRGQRSMSAPPPDSRGPEQAPRYVTRLNITPSTNTEGAPADQGKPPVAPKQQPPPQQPSSPKQPSGGNVRHIPIFVEGRDEPVLPKNVGPSSYVPKPSPPPPPHSFGRPMFNTHHHYEPQTPPQTPPQARKFQPQQQAPPPPPPPQQQQQAPPKPQPPPANDPISRVMAVQRDIDELAVKVGEFWGNSRKDKQYIYLDEMLTRNLLKLDDIETEGKENVRLARKEAIRSIQECINILEGKAPLPEEAGSAEPMEAGESEAAAGDKEPEQMMEVESNETGAEQATPAPGDTPEKTELASVKAPEGSEEPKPMEVEPTKEAVAEEEKAMEVEEKTTDAAMPETGNEPAGDAEATGGSSQTNVQEQSVTAGPEKTTGAAESVAEAGGESTDPGAVKETAELGASKESGAAEASMEATAEPAQAAPSPQDGASKGSESPRQKGRGAKAKKEGVMTKKGRAGKSAERKGSVDAKKEPSDAACGPESGDASKTAG